CCACATCCCCGGGGGGTCCCCCAGGAGCCTCGCGCCCGCGGCGTCGCCCAGGAGTCTCGCCCTCCCCGCCACGCCCGGGGGATCGCCCAGGAGCCGCACCCCCGCTCCCGCCACTGCGTCGGCCCAGGCGCCAGCCCGATCAGCGATCGCGCCGGCCCGGCCGGCCCACTCGCCGGTCCGGGCGGCCCAAGCTGCGGCGACGCCCGACCAGGCATGCGCCATCCCTGGCCACCCGTGGGACCACGGCGGCACCTCCTCCTCCGACCTCTCGGCCCAGTCGGGCACGTCGACCTGTCCCATCAGCGACTGCGCCTCGAAGTCGACGTTGGCGTCGGCCGGCAGGCGCACCGTCACCGGACCCGATGCGGAAGAACACGAGCAGCGGGCGCCGGGACGCGGATCGAGATCGGCCACGGCCTCGCCGGTCATCGTGCTGATGGCCGCCTCCTGCAGTCGGCCTCCGACAACGGTGACAGGGCCCGAGACGGACTCCACCTGGAGCCGCCCGGCCACCCCGTCGAGCGCCACCTCGCCCGAGATGGTGCGCACCCTGACGTCACCCGACAGCCACGTGCCCGTGACCTCACCAGATGCCGTCCTGAACGACATCTGACCGGCCAGGCCGGCGGCCACGAGGGCTGCCGACTCGCTGTGGACCGTCGTCGCCGCCGCGGGCGGCATGGTGAGCGTGATCGTGGCTCGGGGGCGCACGGACCGCCCCGACCACGTCGACGAGTGGTCGACGGTGAGCACGCCGTCGTGCAGCCGGATCGAGACTGGCTCGTCGGTCACGCCGTCGACCTCGAGCCGCGGGGGTGAGGACGTGCCGGCCAGGGATAACTCGCCGCCGCCCACTCGAAGGTGCGCCGCCTCCAGGCCCTCGAGATCCAGACTCAGGCCCTCACTGCCGGGCTCGACCAGGTACTCCACGCTCACCCTCCCGCTCTCGGCGCCCGTCCCCTGCTCGGCACGAACACGATATGTCGCGAGTGGTGGCAAGTCAAGATATATCGCGTCAACCTCCGATGGGCACCGACGAGGGAGGCGGGCCGAGGGGCTGTCCGCCCGAACGGCCCTGGTAGGTGAGCCATGGCACGGTCGGAGCCTGGCTCACACCCGGCTCGCTCCAGTTGCAGACCCCGGTCGGAAAGGCCCGCTGGAGCGTCGCCCACTGCGGATCCGTGAAGTGCACCCCGCCGTACCCTGAGCGGGTCAACGGCTGGAGCTGGCACTTGTTCACGTCCGTGGCGATCGACTCGCCCGCGACCATGCGAGGCGTCGAGTAGGCCTGCACGACCGCCTGGCACACCTGGCTGGGTACGACCTGCCCGACACCGTCGCTGCACTGGTCGTGCACGTCCCCCGGCTTGTCATCGATGATCTTGCGCGCCTGCGACAGGTCGCGATGGTCTCGCTCGACGGAGCTCAGCCACCGGTCCATGGCGAGCAGGCCCGTCGTCGTGTAGTTGACGTCGCCGATGAGCGGTGCCGCCCCCTCCCAGATGACCTGATTGGCATGGGTGCCGTTCTGGCGGTCGAGGCGGGCCCGGACGGCGAAGGCCCGGTAGAACGTCGTGGAACGCCCCAGGGTCGGGACCGCGCAGGTCGATGATCGCCACATCTCTCGAGTTGTTCGCCTCGTTGATGGCGCCGCTCCGATAGGCGTTCGCCAGTGCTGGCTGATCGGCGGTCACGCGCCCTGGTTGCCAGTTGGCGTCGATGTCGAAACCGCCGATCTTGGCATTGAGATCGACGAACTGCGCTGGCGAGATCTGGCCGCGGAGGAGCGCGTCGAGCCCGTACTGCACGCCCACATTGTCGAGCGGACGTCCCACGAACCCGTCACCAGGAGGCCGGCCGAACACGTTGACCATGTAGTCCTGAAGGTCGCAGCGGACCCCGTGGGGATTGGTCGTGGCGTTGTAGCGCTCCGACGACGACACACCGTTAGACCTGGGGCCCCGACAGCACCGGCCCGCCCATGGGATGGCTCGTGAGCGTCAGCCGCGCCCCCGAGCCGTTTGCGAGCCGGGCCACCAGGACGCTCGGTCCGTCCGGCAAAGCGGTGACCAGCCCCTCGTAACGCCCGTTCGGCCGGACGGCGAAGTCGTTGGTCACGTCCCGTGTGCCGACGGACATACGCACGGCGGACGGATCGGCGCCGGCGGGAAGCTCGACGGCCACCAACGCCACGCCTCCCGAGATCAGGTCCGGTCTGGCCGAGAGCACGTCAATGCGCGCCGTGCCCTGGCTGGCACCCGTCGCGCTCGGGCTGAGCGCCGTGACCAGCAGGCCGGCCGTGACCAGGCTCGCCCAGGCGCGACAGCGCGTACCGAACCCACCCGCACGAGGACGCACCCCGAGCACCCCAGCTCCTTCCCCGTCTACACGGCGGTCTAGGACGCTACTCGGGGCCGGGGCGGTCCTCAAGCGTGCGCACGGGATCGCCCACCCTTATCCGACCGCGGGTCGCGACCTCCACCCGCAGGCCGCCCCGGTGCACGAAGGCCCGGCGCACGCCGTTCGTGGTCAGGGCCTCCAGATGTGTGCACGGCTCCGCCAACCGGAGGCCGATGACCTCGACCTCACCCACACGGAAGGTGCGACCCACCAGGTGGTTGAGTGCGATGCCGCGCGTGACGACGTTGCGCCTCGTCGCCCCCGGCGCCAGCTCGATGCCGTAGTCCCGGCGGACGGCCTCGATGGCTTCCTCCTCGACGAGTGTCAACGCCCGCCCGGAGCCGGGCCTCGACGACCAGCTTCCGCTCTCGGACGCGTAGCGGTCGCCGACCACACCCGAGGCGTGTACCTCCACCTCGTCCTGACGCTGCATGTCGTCAGCCGCCGTCGCGCTGAGGTAGAGGCCTGCGACCACGCCATCCATGCCAAAGCATCGACGCCG
This window of the Acidimicrobiales bacterium genome carries:
- a CDS encoding DUF4097 family beta strand repeat-containing protein — protein: MEYLVEPGSEGLSLDLEGLEAAHLRVGGGELSLAGTSSPPRLEVDGVTDEPVSIRLHDGVLTVDHSSTWSGRSVRPRATITLTMPPAAATTVHSESAALVAAGLAGQMSFRTASGEVTGTWLSGDVRVRTISGEVALDGVAGRLQVESVSGPVTVVGGRLQEAAISTMTGEAVADLDPRPGARCSCSSASGPVTVRLPADANVDFEAQSLMGQVDVPDWAERSEEEVPPWSHGWPGMAHAWSGVAAAWAARTGEWAGRAGAIADRAGAWADAVAGAGVRLLGDPPGVAGRARLLGDAAGARLLGDPPGMWARGCRHLGGLGTVVRGRLGQGDVTLRMASLLGDISMVCGAPVEAVA
- a CDS encoding DUF6351 family protein, which gives rise to MWRSSTCAVPTLGRSTTFYRAFAVRARLDRQNGTHANQVIWEGAAPLIGDVNYTTTGLLAMDRWLSSVERDHRDLSQARKIIDDKPGDVHDQCSDGVGQVVPSQVCQAVVQAYSTPRMVAGESIATDVNKCQLQPLTRSGYGGVHFTDPQWATLQRAFPTGVCNWSEPGVSQAPTVPWLTYQGRSGGQPLGPPPSSVPIGG
- a CDS encoding DUF6351 family protein, with protein sequence MLGVRPRAGGFGTRCRAWASLVTAGLLVTALSPSATGASQGTARIDVLSARPDLISGGVALVAVELPAGADPSAVRMSVGTRDVTNDFAVRPNGRYEGLVTALPDGPSVLVARLANGSGARLTLTSHPMGGPVLSGPQV
- a CDS encoding MOSC domain-containing protein, giving the protein MVAGLYLSATAADDMQRQDEVEVHASGVVGDRYASESGSWSSRPGSGRALTLVEEEAIEAVRRDYGIELAPGATRRNVVTRGIALNHLVGRTFRVGEVEVIGLRLAEPCTHLEALTTNGVRRAFVHRGGLRVEVATRGRIRVGDPVRTLEDRPGPE